A stretch of Flexivirga aerilata DNA encodes these proteins:
- a CDS encoding (2Fe-2S) ferredoxin domain-containing protein: MTDQRLVLVSLTGLDDDHLAELFATADDLGATVACLQGGGPSLVGVLDAIAAEAVGTSVRLVAAARTTSHTGRSWLGRVAGHWVRTRGVLQVEVAGGLSRGFGVAAVRAACATEARAVTGAEAPLESPAWEEAPPYRRHVLVCRGPRCNAKGAEETSAALTDELTRRGVLDREVLVALTGCLYPCNGAPVVVSHPDNRWYRHVGADDVRRIVEEDLLGD; this comes from the coding sequence ATGACGGATCAGCGGCTGGTGCTGGTCAGCCTGACCGGGCTCGACGACGACCACCTGGCCGAATTGTTCGCCACCGCAGATGATCTCGGGGCGACCGTCGCCTGCTTGCAAGGTGGCGGCCCGAGCCTCGTGGGCGTGCTGGACGCGATCGCCGCCGAGGCGGTGGGCACGTCGGTGCGCCTCGTCGCGGCGGCGCGCACGACCTCCCACACCGGCCGATCCTGGCTCGGCCGGGTTGCCGGCCACTGGGTGCGCACCCGCGGTGTGCTGCAAGTCGAGGTGGCGGGCGGCCTGTCCCGTGGTTTCGGGGTGGCCGCGGTGCGAGCGGCGTGCGCAACGGAAGCACGCGCGGTCACCGGAGCCGAGGCGCCGCTGGAGAGCCCGGCGTGGGAGGAAGCTCCGCCATACCGTCGTCACGTGCTGGTGTGCCGTGGCCCGCGCTGCAATGCCAAGGGTGCGGAGGAGACCTCGGCCGCGCTGACCGACGAGCTGACTCGCCGTGGGGTGCTCGACCGCGAGGTGCTGGTGGCGCTCACCGGCTGCCTCTATCCGTGCAACGGGGCGCCGGTAGTGGTGAGCCATCCGGACAATCGTTGGTATCGGCACGTCGGCGCGGATGACGTGCGGCGCATCGTCGAAGAGGACCTGCTCGGCGATTGA
- a CDS encoding DUF6286 domain-containing protein, producing the protein MSKLPPPQARPAAAYTAALLALGLIGLGVVGVQELLTRQDWVSGKPWLSTLIDNAQHATPASWALPAGIAAVVVGLLLLFAALKPRRATHRRVPGTDDAWVSPAALATIAAVAARRTPGVVSADARHTRRKIQVSVQADADRQLEGMDQAVQRQVESQQEGLSDMPISVRSRKVTR; encoded by the coding sequence ATGAGCAAGCTGCCACCTCCCCAGGCGCGACCGGCCGCGGCATACACCGCCGCCCTGCTGGCGCTCGGGCTGATCGGGCTCGGAGTCGTCGGGGTGCAGGAGTTGCTGACCCGGCAGGACTGGGTGAGCGGCAAGCCGTGGCTCAGCACGCTGATCGACAACGCCCAGCACGCGACGCCGGCCTCGTGGGCGCTGCCCGCCGGCATCGCCGCCGTCGTCGTCGGTCTGTTGTTGCTCTTCGCGGCGCTGAAGCCGCGCCGGGCGACGCACCGCCGCGTGCCGGGCACCGACGACGCCTGGGTCTCACCGGCGGCGCTCGCCACGATCGCGGCCGTCGCCGCGCGCAGGACGCCCGGCGTGGTGAGCGCCGACGCGCGCCATACCCGCCGCAAGATCCAGGTGTCGGTGCAGGCGGACGCCGACCGCCAGCTGGAGGGCATGGACCAGGCGGTGCAGCGACAGGTCGAGAGCCAACAGGAAGGGCTGAGTGACATGCCGATTTCCGTGCGCAGCCGGAAGGTGACGCGATGA
- a CDS encoding Asp23/Gls24 family envelope stress response protein: MAEQDAAPTQTAPTDTGTAAELGDPATRGRLEVRPGALQHLVEHAATTVPGTVRERSGLDRLRGRGYPHADITVKGTTSWVTLHVAAVWPCAVEQIMTTTRDRVQQEATKLSGTTVAEVDVVMHLVSPDQGNERRVI, from the coding sequence GTGGCTGAGCAGGACGCCGCGCCCACGCAGACCGCACCGACGGACACCGGCACCGCCGCCGAGCTGGGCGACCCGGCCACCCGCGGCCGGCTGGAGGTGCGTCCCGGCGCCCTCCAGCACCTGGTGGAGCACGCCGCGACGACGGTCCCCGGCACGGTGCGGGAGCGGTCCGGCCTGGACCGGCTGCGCGGCCGCGGCTACCCGCACGCCGACATCACCGTCAAGGGAACGACGAGCTGGGTGACGCTGCACGTCGCCGCGGTCTGGCCGTGCGCGGTCGAGCAGATCATGACCACGACCCGTGACCGGGTGCAGCAGGAGGCGACCAAGTTGTCGGGCACCACGGTCGCCGAGGTGGACGTGGTGATGCACCTGGTGAGCCCCGACCAGGGCAACGAACGGAGGGTCATATGA
- a CDS encoding putative immunity protein gives MITIRRGGTLTDEHHRLLALWAADCAERVLPLFESKRPDDPRPREAIEQIRAWSRGEVGMMTSRAAGGHAMGAARPLRGAPRFAAYAAGQAGVVAHVAEHDLGAAAYAIKAVRAAAPKGMEAAAGAAEGHWQREQLPDAVRDLVLEDQRRRNEICWSVFG, from the coding sequence ATGATCACGATCCGTCGCGGCGGCACGCTCACCGACGAGCATCATCGACTGCTCGCACTGTGGGCGGCCGACTGCGCCGAACGCGTGCTGCCGCTCTTCGAGTCCAAGCGGCCGGACGACCCGCGACCGCGCGAGGCGATCGAGCAGATCCGCGCGTGGTCGCGAGGGGAGGTCGGCATGATGACGTCGCGCGCGGCCGGCGGCCACGCGATGGGCGCCGCCCGTCCCCTGCGGGGCGCGCCCCGGTTTGCGGCGTATGCCGCGGGTCAGGCCGGCGTCGTCGCGCACGTCGCCGAGCACGACCTGGGCGCTGCGGCATACGCGATCAAGGCGGTGCGCGCGGCGGCGCCCAAGGGGATGGAGGCAGCCGCCGGGGCTGCCGAAGGTCATTGGCAGCGCGAGCAATTGCCCGACGCGGTGCGGGACCTCGTGCTCGAGGACCAGCGGAGGCGCAACGAGATCTGCTGGTCGGTGTTCGGGTGA
- a CDS encoding HNH endonuclease signature motif containing protein, with product MSLDSAVPLPECPGVPGEASRVPVEPGRGPVVLERVRELAALLDEVPEVVHQLGEEQLEALTETLLGLSGRFAQLATVATVEAVDRGTVAGSTAANTTQWVCRHAEASGVPIEPVEAKSIAVVAEACRERKNAVIAAAVARGSCTVSTARAALTNADKVAPVIPSADRDEVLAWFLQLDPALGAKGVQALTRKILATYATEALSAQDAKLEQVETLTWGTTATGMTRLVAELAPANAAVLKAAITAGSAPRPASLTADPAAAAAAGTGTGESVRDERTPGKRRADALMELIAAGAKVAAGEVAPVGSAATILLTMDLSALTQGIGGATTPTGDVLDAGAARRAACDAELIPAVLGGPSQPLDVGRRERLVTKGLRAAVVIRDGGCTFPGCDRPPGFCEVHHVIPWWAGGETSLTNSAMLCCRHHQEVHRHGFMAQVRPDGVTWDLTPGRMPSHTHAAA from the coding sequence ATGTCTCTCGATTCTGCTGTGCCGCTGCCCGAGTGTCCGGGCGTGCCGGGTGAGGCATCGCGGGTGCCGGTTGAGCCGGGGCGCGGGCCGGTCGTGTTGGAGCGAGTGCGGGAGCTTGCGGCGTTGCTGGATGAGGTGCCGGAGGTGGTGCATCAGCTCGGGGAGGAGCAGTTGGAGGCACTGACCGAAACCCTGCTGGGACTGTCGGGCCGGTTCGCGCAGCTTGCGACCGTCGCCACTGTGGAAGCGGTTGACCGTGGGACGGTTGCGGGTTCGACGGCGGCGAACACCACCCAGTGGGTATGCCGTCACGCCGAAGCGTCCGGGGTGCCGATCGAACCGGTGGAGGCGAAGTCGATCGCGGTGGTGGCGGAGGCGTGCCGGGAGCGGAAGAACGCGGTCATCGCGGCAGCGGTCGCACGTGGGTCGTGCACGGTGTCGACCGCGCGAGCGGCGTTGACGAATGCGGACAAGGTCGCGCCGGTCATCCCTTCGGCGGACCGGGATGAAGTGCTGGCGTGGTTCCTGCAACTCGACCCGGCACTCGGCGCCAAGGGTGTGCAGGCATTGACCCGGAAGATCCTGGCGACCTACGCCACCGAAGCACTCTCAGCACAGGACGCGAAACTCGAACAGGTCGAAACCCTGACCTGGGGTACGACCGCTACTGGGATGACCCGGTTGGTCGCGGAGTTGGCGCCGGCGAATGCTGCGGTGTTGAAGGCGGCGATCACCGCCGGGTCCGCACCACGGCCCGCTTCCCTGACCGCAGACCCCGCCGCGGCGGCCGCTGCCGGCACTGGCACTGGCGAGTCCGTGCGGGACGAGCGGACTCCGGGCAAGCGCCGGGCGGATGCGTTGATGGAGCTGATCGCTGCGGGCGCGAAAGTTGCTGCCGGTGAGGTCGCGCCCGTCGGGTCGGCGGCGACAATCCTGCTGACCATGGACCTGAGCGCCCTTACCCAGGGGATTGGTGGGGCAACCACACCCACCGGTGACGTGCTCGACGCCGGAGCGGCCCGGCGGGCAGCGTGTGACGCGGAGCTGATCCCGGCAGTGTTGGGTGGGCCGAGTCAGCCGTTGGATGTGGGCCGGCGAGAACGCCTGGTCACCAAGGGTTTACGCGCGGCTGTCGTCATACGCGATGGCGGGTGCACCTTCCCCGGGTGCGATCGGCCACCGGGTTTCTGCGAAGTCCATCACGTGATCCCGTGGTGGGCCGGCGGGGAAACCAGCCTGACCAATTCGGCCATGCTGTGCTGCCGGCACCACCAGGAAGTCCACCGCCACGGGTTCATGGCACAGGTTCGCCCCGACGGCGTCACCTGGGACCTCACCCCCGGCCGCATGCCCAGCCACACCCACGCGGCGGCATAG
- a CDS encoding FecCD family ABC transporter permease, giving the protein MTTAGCRAPSTALRLLVLTVGVAAVLASAVIALGTGPVHVPAGQVLEVVARRMQLIGGAGVTPMDDEIVWQLRLPRIVAAMAVGAALAQCGCVLQSLTRNDLADPYLFGVSSGAAVGAVSALILGWTLPGIPSRYGVAGTAFVGALVALVLVLALATGRSGQLPPGRTILAGVAVGQLCSAATSFIVIVLGPRDGARAVLDWTLGSFAGVRGGDAVFLVALLVAAMIGLGLCAPALDAFAFGEVSARSLGVNVTTIRWILLTGTALMTAATVAVVGPIGFVGLVVPHVVRLVTGPGHRILLPASAICGALLMLWSDTAARTLGGGSEIPIGVVTAAVGTPVLIVLLRRQARRA; this is encoded by the coding sequence GTGACGACGGCGGGATGCCGGGCGCCGTCGACCGCGCTCCGGCTGCTGGTCCTGACCGTCGGCGTGGCGGCGGTGCTGGCAAGCGCGGTGATCGCGTTGGGCACCGGGCCGGTGCACGTCCCCGCCGGCCAGGTGCTCGAGGTGGTTGCCCGGCGGATGCAGCTGATCGGCGGCGCGGGTGTGACCCCGATGGACGACGAGATCGTCTGGCAGCTGCGGCTGCCGCGGATCGTCGCGGCGATGGCGGTGGGTGCGGCGCTGGCGCAGTGCGGTTGCGTGCTGCAGTCGCTGACCCGCAACGACCTGGCCGACCCCTATCTCTTCGGGGTCTCCAGCGGCGCCGCGGTGGGAGCGGTGTCGGCGTTGATCCTCGGCTGGACGCTGCCGGGCATCCCGTCCCGCTATGGCGTGGCCGGCACGGCTTTTGTCGGGGCGCTCGTCGCACTCGTGCTGGTGCTGGCCCTCGCCACCGGCAGGTCGGGACAACTGCCACCCGGGCGGACGATCCTGGCTGGCGTCGCGGTCGGCCAATTGTGCAGTGCCGCAACGTCTTTCATCGTCATCGTGCTCGGCCCGCGGGATGGCGCACGGGCGGTGCTCGACTGGACGCTGGGGTCGTTCGCCGGGGTGCGCGGCGGTGACGCCGTCTTTCTGGTGGCGTTGCTCGTGGCGGCGATGATCGGTCTCGGGCTGTGCGCTCCGGCACTCGACGCCTTCGCCTTCGGGGAGGTGTCGGCGCGCTCGCTCGGGGTCAACGTCACAACGATCCGCTGGATCCTGCTGACCGGCACGGCACTCATGACGGCCGCCACGGTGGCGGTCGTCGGGCCGATCGGGTTCGTCGGCCTCGTCGTGCCGCATGTGGTGCGGCTGGTCACCGGGCCAGGACATCGCATCCTGTTGCCCGCCTCGGCGATCTGCGGTGCGTTGCTGATGCTCTGGTCGGACACTGCGGCGCGCACTCTCGGCGGCGGTAGCGAGATCCCGATCGGCGTGGTGACGGCCGCGGTCGGCACCCCGGTGCTCATCGTGCTGTTGCGCCGTCAGGCTCGGCGCGCATGA
- a CDS encoding phosphotransferase enzyme family protein: MSAPPVQLLWESGDPDVVLRTRFGFDDAGSAARWVSATLADDYGVVVDRCERIVLSSHNALAWLTTPDGPMLARWSVAAGTFPRLAALAALTARLGAGGLPVSMPVPARDGRLQVEIDGASMGLQRKVTGELLDIEDAAQVRAAGVTLALLHEELSSYGPMAGVVAPRQSLREQVTGWLEVAPRHLPAGALDRLRSLVAAARPDLPPKQLVHGDYRSANILYAAGRVTAVLDFEEARLDHCIGELARSAVLLGTRFHDWGPVSPAVRQALRDGYESHRRLTTAEASWWEPLVLWHALLFVPDGDDPTGWGDAALRQLSPSTSATDTSIGKSS; the protein is encoded by the coding sequence GTGAGTGCGCCGCCGGTCCAGCTGCTGTGGGAGTCGGGTGACCCGGACGTCGTCCTCCGGACGAGGTTCGGCTTCGACGACGCCGGCTCCGCCGCCCGGTGGGTCAGCGCGACCCTGGCCGACGATTACGGCGTCGTCGTCGACCGCTGCGAACGCATCGTGCTGAGCAGCCACAACGCACTCGCCTGGCTGACGACGCCGGACGGCCCGATGCTCGCGAGGTGGTCGGTCGCGGCCGGCACCTTCCCACGGCTCGCCGCGCTGGCCGCCCTGACGGCCCGGCTCGGCGCAGGCGGCCTGCCGGTCTCGATGCCGGTGCCGGCGCGCGACGGCCGGCTGCAGGTCGAAATCGACGGTGCCTCAATGGGATTGCAGCGCAAGGTCACCGGCGAGCTATTGGACATTGAGGACGCGGCCCAGGTGCGCGCGGCCGGGGTGACGCTGGCGCTGCTGCATGAGGAGCTCTCGTCATACGGGCCGATGGCGGGGGTCGTGGCGCCGCGCCAGAGCCTGCGCGAGCAGGTCACCGGCTGGCTCGAGGTCGCACCGCGCCACCTGCCCGCCGGGGCCCTCGACCGACTCCGGTCACTCGTCGCCGCCGCACGCCCCGACCTGCCGCCGAAGCAGCTCGTGCACGGCGACTACCGCTCCGCCAACATCCTGTATGCCGCAGGCCGCGTCACCGCGGTCCTCGATTTCGAGGAGGCCCGCCTCGACCACTGCATCGGCGAACTCGCACGATCCGCAGTGCTTCTCGGCACCCGCTTCCATGACTGGGGCCCGGTCTCCCCGGCCGTCCGGCAGGCCCTGCGTGACGGTTATGAGTCGCACCGCCGGCTGACCACGGCCGAGGCGAGCTGGTGGGAGCCGCTCGTGCTGTGGCATGCATTGCTCTTCGTGCCGGACGGCGACGACCCGACCGGCTGGGGCGACGCGGCGCTGCGTCAGCTCTCCCCGAGCACGTCGGCGACCGACACGTCGATCGGGAAGTCGTCGTAG
- a CDS encoding DUF2273 domain-containing protein, with translation MTASTTGLFAGLLLTIAIVTGGWLGLLLAIVLGGGGYLVGGHVGGELDLTALWNRRG, from the coding sequence ATGACTGCCTCTACCACCGGCCTGTTCGCCGGACTGTTGCTCACCATCGCCATCGTGACCGGCGGATGGCTCGGCCTGCTGTTGGCGATCGTGCTGGGCGGCGGCGGCTACCTGGTCGGCGGTCATGTCGGCGGTGAGCTCGACCTGACTGCCCTGTGGAACCGCCGTGGCTGA
- a CDS encoding Asp23/Gls24 family envelope stress response protein, whose amino-acid sequence MTQTPNPTGTHRAQDEDSSSTATRRDRDGNGKVEQRADGPLVTSKGRTSIADTVVSKIAGVATREVSGVHSLGGGAARAVGAIRERIPGSRTNHSQGVSVEVGERQAAVDIDLVADYGVAIADLAAGVRRNVIDAVESMTGLQVTEVNITVHDVFLDDGDDSDNGQSRVE is encoded by the coding sequence ATGACTCAGACCCCGAACCCGACCGGTACCCACCGCGCGCAGGACGAGGACAGCTCCTCGACCGCAACGCGCCGCGACCGGGACGGCAACGGCAAGGTCGAGCAGCGCGCCGACGGCCCGCTGGTCACCTCCAAGGGCCGCACCTCGATCGCCGACACGGTGGTCTCCAAGATCGCCGGCGTCGCCACCCGTGAGGTCTCCGGTGTGCACTCGCTCGGCGGCGGTGCCGCGCGTGCGGTCGGCGCGATCCGCGAGCGCATCCCGGGCTCGCGCACCAACCACTCCCAGGGCGTCAGCGTGGAGGTCGGCGAGCGCCAGGCCGCCGTCGACATCGACCTGGTCGCCGACTACGGCGTCGCCATCGCCGACCTGGCCGCCGGTGTGCGCCGCAACGTGATCGACGCGGTCGAGAGCATGACCGGCCTGCAGGTGACCGAGGTCAACATCACCGTGCACGACGTGTTCCTGGACGACGGCGACGACAGCGACAACGGGCAGTCCCGTGTCGAATGA
- a CDS encoding M23 family metallopeptidase encodes MTDRQEPSNLPSRRLILTGGAAVAGLTVASVAIAPEAQAASYVRPVKNPTAHPITAQWRQPGNWAAGYHTGVDIGCPIGTPVYATIGGDVRTGRANWGSAYGTMILINDNVDGSDWGYCHLSRRVVSDGQRVATNQLIGYSGNTGNTTGPHLHLERRPRYGGYGTDKNPNLWP; translated from the coding sequence ATGACAGACCGTCAGGAACCGTCCAACCTGCCCAGTCGACGGCTGATCCTCACCGGGGGCGCAGCGGTCGCCGGCCTCACCGTCGCGAGCGTCGCGATCGCGCCGGAGGCGCAGGCTGCGTCATACGTGCGGCCGGTGAAGAATCCGACCGCGCACCCGATCACCGCCCAGTGGCGCCAGCCCGGCAACTGGGCGGCCGGCTATCACACCGGTGTCGACATCGGCTGCCCGATCGGCACGCCGGTCTACGCGACCATCGGCGGCGACGTGCGCACCGGCCGGGCCAACTGGGGCTCGGCATACGGCACGATGATCCTGATCAACGACAACGTCGACGGGTCCGACTGGGGTTATTGCCACCTGTCGCGCCGGGTCGTCAGCGACGGTCAGCGCGTCGCCACCAACCAGCTGATCGGCTACTCCGGCAACACCGGCAACACCACCGGCCCGCACCTGCACCTCGAGCGCCGTCCCCGCTACGGCGGCTACGGCACCGACAAGAACCCCAACCTCTGGCCCTGA
- a CDS encoding ABC transporter ATP-binding protein: MRVEIDRIGWDAGDSAIVDDVTATLEAGSFTAVVGPNGSGKTTLLHLVAGLRRPARGEVRYDGKPLRDLPARERARSTALLEQQPDTSLELSVRDVVALGRIPHVGRWPGALDEGAQLVPAAMREADVVHLAHRTWSTLSGGERQRTQLARALAQQPRLLLLDEPTNHLDLQHQLSLLETVARQGITTMAVLHDLDLAAAFCPRIIVMSQGRVAASGDTEAVLTAGLVDTVFGVCATVERTDRLRISWSRQGAGR, encoded by the coding sequence ATGAGGGTCGAGATCGACCGGATCGGTTGGGACGCAGGAGATTCCGCGATCGTCGATGACGTCACGGCGACGCTCGAGGCGGGGTCGTTCACCGCCGTCGTCGGCCCGAACGGATCCGGCAAGACCACCCTGCTGCACCTCGTCGCCGGCCTGCGACGACCTGCTCGCGGCGAGGTCCGGTATGACGGAAAACCCTTGCGCGACCTACCTGCTCGGGAGCGGGCGCGGTCGACCGCCCTGCTGGAACAACAGCCCGACACCTCACTCGAGCTCAGCGTGCGCGACGTCGTCGCCCTGGGACGCATCCCGCACGTGGGCCGCTGGCCGGGAGCCCTGGACGAGGGAGCGCAGCTTGTGCCGGCCGCGATGCGGGAAGCCGATGTCGTGCACCTGGCGCACCGCACGTGGTCGACCCTGTCGGGCGGGGAGCGTCAGCGCACGCAGCTTGCGCGGGCGTTGGCGCAGCAGCCGCGGCTGCTGTTGCTGGACGAGCCGACCAACCACCTGGACCTGCAGCACCAGTTGTCACTCCTGGAAACTGTTGCGCGACAGGGGATTACGACAATGGCGGTGCTGCACGATCTCGACCTGGCGGCGGCATTCTGCCCACGGATCATCGTGATGTCGCAGGGCCGGGTGGCCGCGTCGGGCGACACCGAAGCAGTGCTGACGGCCGGCCTGGTCGACACGGTCTTCGGGGTGTGCGCGACGGTCGAGCGCACCGACCGGCTGCGAATCTCCTGGTCGCGCCAGGGTGCGGGCCGATGA
- a CDS encoding SCO6745 family protein: protein MQHSPATIHRLFELVEPIGTITFSDVPNEAFLAAGMRNYWDGYFAGRAAPLGLVPAEVVHAVFYNFADGEVARHIPWVWSKVTPDEALAIRERGSADALRRRLGSRVDSPALPRVAELATKAATSAPTEGRLLYAALRALPLPQDPVARLWHAATLLREHRGDGHNATLVTHGISGGEAHVLLAIDLGMQAHEFGRLHHLPRAHVSALVAGLQERGIVDAAGGFTPQGRDLKDRIEQLTDELAGPAYAVLSAGEIDELIAGLDLLLHGNPLES, encoded by the coding sequence ATGCAGCACTCACCAGCCACGATCCACCGCCTCTTCGAACTCGTCGAGCCGATCGGCACCATCACCTTCTCCGACGTGCCGAACGAGGCGTTCCTCGCGGCCGGCATGCGCAACTACTGGGACGGTTACTTCGCCGGCCGCGCGGCGCCGCTCGGCCTCGTGCCGGCCGAGGTGGTGCACGCGGTGTTCTACAACTTCGCCGACGGCGAGGTGGCGCGGCACATCCCGTGGGTGTGGAGCAAGGTCACACCCGACGAGGCACTCGCGATCCGCGAGCGTGGCAGCGCCGACGCGCTGCGGCGGCGACTCGGCTCGCGGGTGGACTCTCCCGCGCTGCCGCGGGTGGCCGAGCTCGCCACCAAGGCGGCGACGAGTGCGCCGACCGAGGGGCGGCTGCTGTATGCCGCGCTCCGCGCACTCCCGTTGCCGCAGGACCCGGTGGCCCGGCTCTGGCACGCGGCGACGCTGCTGCGCGAGCACCGCGGCGACGGCCATAACGCCACACTGGTCACGCACGGCATCTCCGGCGGCGAGGCGCACGTGCTGCTCGCGATCGATCTCGGGATGCAGGCGCACGAGTTCGGACGACTGCACCACCTGCCGCGCGCCCACGTCTCGGCACTCGTCGCCGGCCTCCAAGAGCGTGGAATCGTCGACGCCGCAGGCGGATTCACCCCGCAGGGGCGCGACCTCAAGGACCGCATCGAGCAGCTCACCGACGAGCTTGCCGGCCCGGCATACGCGGTGTTGAGCGCGGGCGAGATCGACGAACTGATCGCCGGACTCGACCTCCTCCTCCACGGAAATCCGCTGGAGTCGTGA
- a CDS encoding enoyl-CoA hydratase/isomerase family protein, whose product MTNEAADGRVETAVQGSVATITLHNPAKRNAMTTRMWDSLPPLLAELEQDASVLAVVLTGAGEHFCAGADITSLVGTLGIESPVTPDDSGMALSPPERAEEALAAFAKPTVAAIRGACVGGGVELALACDLRIASNTARFGVTPAKIGVFYPPRTTARLVAAVGPAYAKQLLFTGDLMLADEARRIGLVNELAESDALDNVVASLLETITARSQLSIRAAKAIVDAATAYGVDGPLGAVATATHWQDVMVRSGDPQEGIAAFAERRAPEFRWR is encoded by the coding sequence ATGACGAACGAGGCTGCCGACGGTCGGGTGGAGACGGCCGTGCAGGGATCGGTGGCGACGATCACGCTGCACAATCCCGCGAAGCGCAACGCGATGACCACTCGCATGTGGGACTCGCTGCCGCCGCTGCTCGCCGAGCTCGAGCAGGACGCGTCCGTGCTCGCTGTGGTGCTGACCGGCGCCGGGGAGCACTTCTGCGCCGGCGCCGACATCACGTCGCTCGTCGGCACCCTCGGCATCGAATCTCCTGTGACCCCAGACGATTCCGGTATGGCGTTGTCCCCGCCCGAGCGCGCCGAGGAAGCGCTGGCCGCCTTCGCCAAGCCGACGGTGGCCGCAATCCGCGGCGCGTGCGTCGGCGGCGGCGTCGAGCTGGCATTGGCGTGCGATCTGCGAATCGCGAGCAATACCGCCAGATTCGGCGTCACCCCGGCCAAGATCGGGGTCTTCTACCCGCCACGCACGACGGCGCGTCTCGTGGCGGCGGTCGGCCCGGCATACGCCAAGCAGCTGCTGTTCACCGGCGACCTGATGCTCGCCGACGAGGCGCGGCGCATCGGGCTGGTCAACGAACTCGCCGAGTCGGACGCGCTCGACAACGTCGTCGCGTCGCTGCTCGAGACTATCACGGCACGCTCGCAGCTGAGCATTCGTGCAGCGAAGGCGATCGTCGACGCGGCGACGGCGTATGGCGTCGACGGGCCGCTCGGCGCGGTCGCCACTGCGACGCACTGGCAGGACGTGATGGTGCGGTCTGGTGACCCGCAGGAGGGCATCGCCGCCTTCGCCGAGCGGCGGGCGCCGGAGTTTCGGTGGCGGTGA
- a CDS encoding GNAT family N-acetyltransferase — protein MTVRRYPEALRVDDTLSLRPATDADAELISGWTQAPEVHEGWGGTPLSVAEVLAKYTGRRAPRVASYLVVEGAEPVGYLQAWQDESACGLDLFIAAPAQGRGIGPRVARALAVALDALGWRPLTVDPAVGNERAVRAWQAAGFVMTGQQGVDHGRPTHLMVFGGG, from the coding sequence GTGACCGTGCGTCGCTATCCCGAGGCGCTGCGGGTCGACGACACCCTCTCGCTACGGCCCGCGACCGACGCCGACGCAGAGTTGATCAGCGGCTGGACGCAGGCGCCGGAGGTGCACGAGGGCTGGGGCGGGACGCCGCTCTCGGTCGCCGAGGTGCTCGCCAAGTACACCGGCCGCAGGGCGCCGCGGGTTGCGTCATACCTGGTGGTCGAGGGGGCCGAGCCGGTCGGCTATCTGCAGGCGTGGCAGGACGAATCTGCCTGTGGTCTGGACCTTTTCATCGCTGCACCCGCGCAGGGCCGGGGCATCGGACCGCGCGTGGCTCGAGCCCTCGCGGTCGCACTCGACGCGCTGGGCTGGCGGCCGCTCACCGTCGACCCGGCGGTCGGCAACGAGCGTGCGGTGCGGGCCTGGCAGGCAGCCGGGTTCGTGATGACGGGCCAGCAGGGTGTCGACCACGGGCGGCCGACCCACCTCATGGTGTTCGGCGGCGGATGA
- a CDS encoding RNA polymerase sigma factor has translation MPHDTSAPERPDAMPDVELARAARLGDEVAFEQIVDRHGPAMYRFARRLLLHDANAQDVVQDAFVSAWKDLPSYAGRSSLRTWLFSLTARRAADLQRRRTPVPVDDEVLTTLLPATTRSPQQDALDRELVTALRQALAELPWRQRAIWLLREIDGLSYREIADALAIPEDSVRGQLYRGRRALAERMNSWR, from the coding sequence GTGCCACACGACACCAGCGCGCCCGAGCGACCGGATGCCATGCCGGATGTCGAGCTGGCCCGCGCGGCCCGGCTCGGCGACGAGGTCGCGTTCGAGCAGATCGTGGACCGGCACGGGCCGGCCATGTATCGCTTCGCGCGCCGGTTGCTGTTGCACGACGCCAACGCGCAGGACGTGGTGCAGGACGCGTTCGTGTCGGCCTGGAAGGACCTGCCGTCATACGCCGGGAGGTCGAGCCTGCGCACCTGGCTGTTCAGTCTCACCGCCCGCCGGGCCGCCGACCTGCAGCGGCGGCGCACGCCGGTGCCGGTCGACGACGAGGTGCTCACGACCCTGCTGCCCGCGACCACCCGCAGCCCGCAGCAGGACGCGCTGGACCGCGAGCTCGTGACCGCGCTGCGGCAGGCGCTCGCCGAGCTGCCGTGGCGACAGCGCGCGATCTGGCTGCTGCGGGAGATCGACGGGCTGAGCTACCGGGAGATCGCCGACGCGCTCGCGATCCCCGAGGACAGTGTCCGCGGGCAGCTCTACCGGGGCCGCCGGGCCCTCGCCGAAAGGATGAATTCGTGGCGATGA